A genomic region of Procambarus clarkii isolate CNS0578487 chromosome 30, FALCON_Pclarkii_2.0, whole genome shotgun sequence contains the following coding sequences:
- the LOC123765424 gene encoding low density lipoprotein receptor adapter protein 1 isoform X1 yields MRQLAHDPSAAPQLPPKMNGSKAPAATPGEEITKEIRKLSFEDKSTSNKESRQQQLEQTSAALSLPQEFVVKYLGHRDAGGLWGIKHTRKPVDEMVAQAKEMKAGETLPFLKLTVSDKGVDITDMPQNVNKDFEGGFYNIDVISYGVQDLVYTRVFAMIVVREESGSIKTQHPFQCHAFVCDSRHNARKLTFALAQAFQQFSKEVKGNKSVKKPKKFAIDLRSPEEIEVDLKEADSEA; encoded by the exons ATGAGACAACTGGCTCACGACCCCTCCGCCGCCCCTCAG TTGCCGCCGAAGATGAACGGGAGCAAGGCCCCAGCTGCTACCCCAGGCGAGGAGATCACCAAGGAGATCCGCAAACTCAGTTTCGAGGATAAGTCAACGAGTAACAAAG AGAGcagacagcagcagctggagcagacGTCAGCAGCCTTGTCTCTCCCACAAGAGTTCGTCGTCAAGTACCTGGGACACCGCGACGCTGGAGGACTCTGGGGCATCAAG CACACGAGGAAACCTGTGGACGAAATGGTAGCTCAGGCGAAGGAGATGAAGGCGGGCGAGACGCTGCCCTTCCTCAAGCTGACAGTGAGTGACAAGGGCGTCGACATCACCGACATGCCCCAGAACGTCAACAAGGACTTCGAAGGCGGCTTCTACAACATCGACGTCATCAG CTACGGCGTGCAAGACCTGGTGTACACGCGAGTGTTCGCCATGATCGTGGTACGGGAGGAGTCAGGAAGCATCAAGACCCAACACCCGTTCCAGTGTCACGCCTTCGTCTGCGACTCCCGACACAACGCCCGCAAGCTCACCTTCGCCCTGGCCCAGGCCTTCCAGCAGTTCTCCAAGGAG GTGAAGGGCAACAAGTCCGTCAAGAAACCGAAAAAGTTCGCCATTGATCTCCGCTCGCCAGAGGAGATCGAGGTTGACCTTAAGGAAGCAGACTCGGAGGCCTAA
- the LOC123765424 gene encoding low density lipoprotein receptor adapter protein 1 isoform X2, with translation MNGSKAPAATPGEEITKEIRKLSFEDKSTSNKESRQQQLEQTSAALSLPQEFVVKYLGHRDAGGLWGIKHTRKPVDEMVAQAKEMKAGETLPFLKLTVSDKGVDITDMPQNVNKDFEGGFYNIDVISYGVQDLVYTRVFAMIVVREESGSIKTQHPFQCHAFVCDSRHNARKLTFALAQAFQQFSKEVKGNKSVKKPKKFAIDLRSPEEIEVDLKEADSEA, from the exons ATGAACGGGAGCAAGGCCCCAGCTGCTACCCCAGGCGAGGAGATCACCAAGGAGATCCGCAAACTCAGTTTCGAGGATAAGTCAACGAGTAACAAAG AGAGcagacagcagcagctggagcagacGTCAGCAGCCTTGTCTCTCCCACAAGAGTTCGTCGTCAAGTACCTGGGACACCGCGACGCTGGAGGACTCTGGGGCATCAAG CACACGAGGAAACCTGTGGACGAAATGGTAGCTCAGGCGAAGGAGATGAAGGCGGGCGAGACGCTGCCCTTCCTCAAGCTGACAGTGAGTGACAAGGGCGTCGACATCACCGACATGCCCCAGAACGTCAACAAGGACTTCGAAGGCGGCTTCTACAACATCGACGTCATCAG CTACGGCGTGCAAGACCTGGTGTACACGCGAGTGTTCGCCATGATCGTGGTACGGGAGGAGTCAGGAAGCATCAAGACCCAACACCCGTTCCAGTGTCACGCCTTCGTCTGCGACTCCCGACACAACGCCCGCAAGCTCACCTTCGCCCTGGCCCAGGCCTTCCAGCAGTTCTCCAAGGAG GTGAAGGGCAACAAGTCCGTCAAGAAACCGAAAAAGTTCGCCATTGATCTCCGCTCGCCAGAGGAGATCGAGGTTGACCTTAAGGAAGCAGACTCGGAGGCCTAA